AAATATTTGTATCATATTGGAGAATCTCCATTAGTAATTGAGCCAAATGAAATAATCAAAATTAAAACAAACAACTGGACTATGAGAATGATGAGTATTAATGAATTTGTTAGACTACGGCAAACAATATTAGAAGGTCAAAATAAGAGGGATATTCTTATATTTCACTTATTATACGGAACTTGTTGCAGGATTTCTGAACTTATTAATATTGAACTGGATGATATAGAAATTACTGATCCATCACAAGGTTATATACAATTTAAAATTTTAAAAAGTGGAAAATTCCCCACTCCTATAAGAAAAATTAGCATAACTGAACCTCTTATTAAAATGATAAAAGATTTTTTAGAAGTCAGACCCATTTATCAAAGTAAGAAACTATTAATTGGACAAAAAGGTCCAATGACAAGGGATGCAATTAACAAAATGTTTCGGAAATACAGTTCGATAGCTAATATTAATTATACGGTTTCACCTCAAATGTTAAGACGTATGGGGATTTTTAACTTGTTAGTATTAGCACAAAATGAACCATTTGAAATATCTTATATATCTAAAATTGCTAGATATACAACTGAATCATATACAGAAAAAATTTACGAGTCTTTATGTTCTAATTTAAAAGGGAACTTAGAACTTCAATCCTTTGAAACCAGATATATCAATTTAGGGTGGGGGAACGATGGGGAGAAACCAAAGAAAGATTGTTAGTATAAAACCTAATGTGAAATTTGTTGTACGTGCAATAATGGCCCAATATGCAGAAACTTCAACAGGTGAGCCAATAGAAAAACAATATGCGTGTATAAAAATTAAAAATGAAGACACAAACGTTGAAGTAATTCATCCTCTTTCAACAGAATTTATATTAGATAATTGGAAAAACGCCCAGTACAATACTATGAAAGCACCGGCAAATACTATAGCGATGTTTTTAAATTTTTTAATAAGCGATAAGAGTAATAAAGTTAAAAGTCTTATAGAATTAAAATCAGACCATGTAATAAATTTTTTATCTGAGCTTTCTTATAAAAGGACACCTAAAAATACGGTCAAGAAACATGAGAAATATATAGAAAAGTTCTTTGATTTTCTAAATGAAAAAAAGATCATTGGTCATACTTTGAAAATTAAAGATGTTC
This genomic stretch from Metabacillus sp. B2-18 harbors:
- a CDS encoding tyrosine-type recombinase/integrase is translated as MIEKFINELERQGLSKNTIKSYVFDIVQFYDWLKSKELDPKITEEVLTEYTIFLYTKYSENTVLRKIKSVTRYNKYLYHIGESPLVIEPNEIIKIKTNNWTMRMMSINEFVRLRQTILEGQNKRDILIFHLLYGTCCRISELINIELDDIEITDPSQGYIQFKILKSGKFPTPIRKISITEPLIKMIKDFLEVRPIYQSKKLLIGQKGPMTRDAINKMFRKYSSIANINYTVSPQMLRRMGIFNLLVLAQNEPFEISYISKIARYTTESYTEKIYESLCSNLKGNLELQSFETRYINLGWGNDGEKPKKDC